From the genome of Caldisericia bacterium:
GATGCTCCTGAAAGGAGCATAACTAACCTATCAAGTCCAAGGGCAATACCTCCATGTGGAGGAGCACCATATCTTAAGGCACGAAGGAAGAATTCAAACCTATTCTCGACCTCCTCATCAGAATAACCCAAAAGGTTAAATATCTTTTTCTGCAAATTTATGTCATGAATTCTTATACTCCCACCACCAATTTCATATCCATTTATGAC
Proteins encoded in this window:
- a CDS encoding Asp-tRNA(Asn)/Glu-tRNA(Gln) amidotransferase GatCAB subunit C, which translates into the protein VINGYEIGGGSIRIHDINLQKKIFNLLGYSDEEVENRFEFFLRALRYGAPPHGGIALGLDRLVMLLSGASSLRDVIPFPKTQKAICPLTSAPSEVQEEQLKELKIKIEEK